From the genome of Paraburkholderia sp. ZP32-5:
GAAGCCGCCAACGCGCGGCTCGCGCTCGCGACGCGGCAACTGGCGCGCGCGCAGGAATTGCAGCGCTCGGAAGCGGGCACCGTTGAAAACGTCGATCAGCGCGTCGCCGATCTGCACACCGCGCAAGCCGCGGTCAACGATGCAAACGCGTCGATCCGCGACGCGAAATTCGATCTCACCCGCTGCAAGATCGTCGCGCCGTTCACGGGCCGCATGGGCACGCACCTCGTGTCGGTCGGCAATCTGATTTCGGGCAGCCGCGCCGGCAGCAGCCCGACGACACTGCTTGCGACGATCGTTTCGATCGATCCCGTGTATCTCGACTTCGATATGAGTGAAGGCGATTACGCGACGTTCCAGCGCGCGCGTGAAACGCAGAAGGGGCCTCTCGCGAGCACCGTGTACATCTCGCCGACCGGCGACGCCGGTTTCACGAAGCAAGGCACGCTGAACTTCATCGACAACTCGCTCGACCGGTCGAGCGGCACGATTCACGCGCGGGCGACGATTCCGAATCGCGACCTGTCTCTGACGCCTGGCGGCTTCGCGCGCATCCGACTGGCGGTATCCGGACCGCAAGCCGCGCTGCTGGTACCCGACGGCGCCGTGCTCGCCGATCAGACCGACCACATGGTCTACGTCGTCGGCAAGGATGATGTCGCGACGCCGAAGCAGGTGCAGATCGGCGATCTGCGCGGCGGGCTGCGCGTGATCCGCTCGGGCCTTGCGCCGACGGACAGCGTGATCATCGATGGCATTCCGGCCGTTCGACCGGGCGCGAAAGTCTCTCCGCACGCCGGCGCGATCCAGTTCGTCACGCGGCAAAGCGACGGTGGAGAGAAATCGTGAAAATGACGCACTTCTTCATCGAGCACCCACGCTTCGCGGCGGTGCTCAACATCTTCGCGGTGCTGATCGGGCTGGTGACGATGGTATCGCTGCCGATCGCACAGTATCCGAACATCGTGCCGCCGACGATCCAGATTACGACCGCGTTTCCCGGCGCGTCGGCGGACACGATTGCGCGCACCGTCGCGACGCCGCTGGAACAGGCGATCAACGGTGTCGAGAACATGGACTACATCACCAGTCAGTCGACCGGCAACGGCCTGCTGACGATCACGGTGATCTTCAAGGTCGGCACGGACGCGAACCTCGATCTGATGCTCACGCGCAATCGCGTCGAAGATACGCTGTCGCGCCTGCCGGAAGCCGTGCAATTGCAAGGCGTGCAGGTCAAGAAGACGATTCAGGCGCTGCTGCTCGGCGTGCACGTATATTCGCCGGACGGATCGCGCAGCGCGGAATACATGGCGAACTACATGCTGCGTATCCGCGATGAAATCGCGCGGCTGCCAGGCGTCGCCGACTTCCAGTTGTACGGCGATCGTCAATACGCGATGCGAATCTGGATCGATCCCGACAAAGCCGCCGCGTACAACATCAGCGCAAACGAAATTCTCAGTGCGTTGCGCGCGCAGAATGCACCGGTTTCCGCGGGCACGTTGAACGCGCCTCCCGTCACCAACAACGGCGCCGCGTATCAGATCAACGTCGATACGCTCGGCCGTCTCGACACGCCCGAACAGTTCAGCGACATCGTCGTGAAGTCGGATCCGAATGGCCGCGTCACGCGCATTCGCGACATCGGCCGTGTGGAACTCGGTTCGGTCGACTACGGCTCGAAGGCGTACGCGGATCGCTTCGTCGGCACGCCGTGGTTCGTCGTCGCGACGCCGGGCACCAATGTCGTCGCACTCGAGCATGCGATCTGGGCGAAGATGGCCGAGCTCAAAAAGAGCTTCCCGCCCGGCATCGATTACATCGACATCTACGATCCGACCACCTTCGTCGGCCAGTCGATCGAAGAAGTCGTGAAGACGATTTTCATCGCGATCCTGCTGGTGGTCGGCGTGGTCTATCTGTTTCTGCAGAACTGGCGCGCGACCATCATTCCGGTCGTTGCGATTCCGGTTTCGCTGGTCGGCACGTTTTCGATTCTTTCGGCATTCGGCGCGTCGATCAACAACCTGTCGCTATTCGGTCTGGTGCTCGCGGTCGGTATCGTCGTCGACGATGCGATCGTCGTGGTGGAAAACGTCGAGCGCAATATGGCGCTCGGCATGTCGCCGCGCGAAGCCGCGCATCAGACGATGGACGAAGTGTCGGCGGCGCTGATCGCGATCGCGTTGACGCTGTGCGCGGTCTTCGGTCCGGCAGCGTTGATGTCGGGCATTACGGGGCTCTTCTTCAAGCAATTCGCCATCACGATCGCGGCATCGACGGTGATCTCGTGTTTCGTGTCGCTCACGTTGAGTCCCGCGCTGTGCGCCGCGTTGCTGAAGCCGCACGACAAGGAACACGCGCACAGCGGCAAGTCGAGCGCGCTCGGCCGCTTGCACGACGTCGTGTTCAACGGCTTCAACTCGTCGTTCGCGTGGCTGTCGTCGCGTTACGGCAGTCTGACCGGACGCTTCGTGCGTGCCACCACGGTGATGCTGATCGTCTACGCGGGTTTGATCGCCGCGACGGCGTTCCAGATGTCGAGAATGCCGACCGCCTTCATCCCGGATCAGGACATCGGCTATCAGGCGATTATTGCCTTCCTGCCGCCGGGTTCGAGTCTCGAGCGCACCGACGCGGTGGTGCGCGAAATCAACGACATCGTGCTGAAAACGCCCGGGATCGAGCACACGTCGCCGGTGTCGGGACTCGACGTAACGACCGGCACGATCGCGCCCAATGTCGGCACGGTGTTCATCGGCTTGCCGTCGCTGTACGGCAAGCATATCCGCGGCGTGTCGGC
Proteins encoded in this window:
- a CDS encoding efflux RND transporter permease subunit, producing the protein MKMTHFFIEHPRFAAVLNIFAVLIGLVTMVSLPIAQYPNIVPPTIQITTAFPGASADTIARTVATPLEQAINGVENMDYITSQSTGNGLLTITVIFKVGTDANLDLMLTRNRVEDTLSRLPEAVQLQGVQVKKTIQALLLGVHVYSPDGSRSAEYMANYMLRIRDEIARLPGVADFQLYGDRQYAMRIWIDPDKAAAYNISANEILSALRAQNAPVSAGTLNAPPVTNNGAAYQINVDTLGRLDTPEQFSDIVVKSDPNGRVTRIRDIGRVELGSVDYGSKAYADRFVGTPWFVVATPGTNVVALEHAIWAKMAELKKSFPPGIDYIDIYDPTTFVGQSIEEVVKTIFIAILLVVGVVYLFLQNWRATIIPVVAIPVSLVGTFSILSAFGASINNLSLFGLVLAVGIVVDDAIVVVENVERNMALGMSPREAAHQTMDEVSAALIAIALTLCAVFGPAALMSGITGLFFKQFAITIAASTVISCFVSLTLSPALCAALLKPHDKEHAHSGKSSALGRLHDVVFNGFNSSFAWLSSRYGSLTGRFVRATTVMLIVYAGLIAATAFQMSRMPTAFIPDQDIGYQAIIAFLPPGSSLERTDAVVREINDIVLKTPGIEHTSPVSGLDVTTGTIAPNVGTVFIGLPSLYGKHIRGVSAATMLVTLRKRLAGIKDAVVIVVNPPPVQGLGAAGGFKLMLEDRGGLGPQALAQAANALVAAANKDKDKTFGGVFTLYNAGSPSVYADVDRLKAEKVGLTPTDVFQTMELYLGSQYVNDFNYLGRTYQVRVQGDEDFRQSPDDLGRLKARNASGEMVPISTVATFRSTTTPYRVPRYNLYPAAEIMGSAAPGIASGDAMDRMEKLAAQVLPNGVTFEWTDLAHQQKEQTTSPLMIFAASALFVFLVLAAQYESWKTPLAIVLIVPMCLLAAAIGLNIRGMPIDILAQIGFVVLVGLAAKNAILIVEFAKQRQDEDGVSAEDAAVHAAHVRLRPILMTSFAFIAGVAPLAIASGAGSEMRQSLGTTVFFGMLGVTIFGLAFTPAFYAFVRKLGVRDTTPLPRKLGSGGTR
- a CDS encoding efflux RND transporter periplasmic adaptor subunit, which encodes MNDRLDPVEADVIGPQASATPDARRWIWKGIAAAVLIAVIVAAYRFHDSRSAAPAAPPPPSVAVSAPLQRDIDNRLGFLGQFSAVDKVELRAQVGGTLAKIDFKDGDVVHKGDVLFEIDPEPYQIRLAQTTAQLEAANARLALATRQLARAQELQRSEAGTVENVDQRVADLHTAQAAVNDANASIRDAKFDLTRCKIVAPFTGRMGTHLVSVGNLISGSRAGSSPTTLLATIVSIDPVYLDFDMSEGDYATFQRARETQKGPLASTVYISPTGDAGFTKQGTLNFIDNSLDRSSGTIHARATIPNRDLSLTPGGFARIRLAVSGPQAALLVPDGAVLADQTDHMVYVVGKDDVATPKQVQIGDLRGGLRVIRSGLAPTDSVIIDGIPAVRPGAKVSPHAGAIQFVTRQSDGGEKS